A window of Pirellula sp. SH-Sr6A contains these coding sequences:
- the ggt gene encoding gamma-glutamyltransferase, with protein MKFRLLSLVLSGWLFAPPGLVAQTPRSESVPAVIGTYDRPFGPIHQSRSVVTAKKGMACTSDPRATQAAIEILRRGGSAVDAAIAANAVLGVVEPMSCGIGGDLYSIVWDSRSGSVHGLNASGRSPQGLDRDVFRSKNLKEIPLYGPLSWSVPGCVAGWSDLHQRFGKLPIADVLAPAIHLAEEGFAVSPVIGGYWSRAVSNLKKHDSSAATYLRADGKAPEVGEVFRNPRLAASYRKLASEGWMSYYTGSIADQIVQYSREQGGYFAKEDFTQHTNEWVQPVSTNYRGYDVWQIPPNGQGLSVLQILNVLKRFDIKQMGWGSPQYSHLFIEAKKLAYADRAKFYADMAFEKVPVDALNSDTYAEKQAARIDLQHAAMQVPAGDPKLRDGDTVYLCVVDSDRNCCSLIQSNYHGFGSQMVPGELGFALQNRGNLFSLSADHANRLEPGKRPFHTIIPSMVTTESKPIFVFGVMGGDMQPQGQTQVLVNWIDFGMNIQMAGDASRIRHEGSATPTGTPEEPKGGTVHVESGLPAETIDKLRAMGHNVELSRTSMGGYQGILIDHEKGTLQGATESRNDGLSLGLD; from the coding sequence ATGAAGTTCCGCTTGCTATCGCTCGTGCTTTCAGGTTGGCTTTTCGCGCCCCCAGGACTTGTGGCACAGACCCCTCGCTCCGAATCGGTCCCCGCGGTTATTGGAACATATGACCGTCCTTTTGGGCCGATTCACCAGAGCCGATCGGTAGTCACCGCCAAAAAAGGGATGGCCTGTACGAGCGATCCACGGGCAACCCAGGCGGCCATTGAAATCCTGCGACGCGGTGGTAGTGCCGTAGATGCCGCGATCGCAGCCAATGCCGTTCTCGGAGTCGTCGAACCGATGAGCTGCGGAATCGGCGGAGATCTTTATTCGATTGTCTGGGACTCCCGCTCCGGTTCCGTGCACGGACTCAATGCGAGCGGCCGGAGCCCCCAGGGACTGGATCGAGACGTTTTTCGTTCGAAGAACTTGAAGGAGATCCCTCTCTACGGCCCTCTTTCGTGGAGTGTTCCCGGTTGTGTGGCGGGATGGAGCGATCTGCATCAACGCTTCGGCAAACTCCCCATCGCCGATGTCCTCGCACCTGCCATCCACTTGGCAGAAGAGGGCTTCGCCGTCTCGCCGGTGATTGGAGGGTACTGGTCCCGCGCCGTTTCTAACTTGAAAAAACACGATTCCTCCGCAGCGACCTATCTCCGCGCCGACGGGAAAGCCCCCGAAGTGGGTGAAGTCTTTCGCAACCCCCGACTCGCCGCCAGCTATCGCAAGCTCGCGTCGGAGGGTTGGATGAGCTATTACACAGGCTCGATTGCCGACCAAATCGTCCAATACAGCCGGGAACAAGGCGGATACTTTGCCAAAGAAGATTTCACCCAACATACCAACGAATGGGTCCAACCGGTCTCGACAAACTATCGCGGCTACGACGTTTGGCAGATTCCACCCAACGGGCAGGGCCTGTCGGTTCTTCAGATCCTTAACGTTCTCAAGCGATTCGATATCAAGCAGATGGGCTGGGGCTCACCCCAGTACAGCCACTTGTTCATCGAAGCAAAGAAATTAGCGTATGCGGACCGCGCCAAGTTCTACGCTGACATGGCGTTTGAAAAGGTACCGGTCGACGCATTGAATTCGGACACTTATGCGGAAAAGCAAGCGGCCCGTATCGATCTCCAACATGCAGCGATGCAGGTTCCAGCTGGGGATCCGAAACTCCGAGACGGGGATACCGTTTACCTTTGTGTGGTCGATAGCGATCGCAACTGCTGTTCGCTGATCCAAAGCAACTACCATGGATTCGGAAGCCAAATGGTTCCAGGTGAACTCGGTTTCGCATTGCAAAATCGAGGTAATCTCTTCTCCCTCTCCGCCGATCATGCCAACCGATTGGAACCGGGCAAACGTCCCTTCCACACCATCATCCCATCCATGGTCACCACTGAAAGCAAACCAATCTTTGTCTTTGGTGTGATGGGGGGCGACATGCAACCGCAGGGACAAACGCAAGTTCTTGTGAATTGGATCGATTTTGGAATGAACATTCAAATGGCGGGGGACGCCTCGCGCATCCGTCACGAGGGGAGCGCGACCCCAACAGGTACCCCGGAAGAACCCAAAGGGGGAACCGTGCATGTCGAATCGGGCCTTCCCGCAGAGACGATCGACAAACTCCGAGCGATGGGACATAACGTGGAGTTAAGCCGTACCTCGATGGGTGGCTATCAAGGAATCTTGATCGATCACGAAAAAGGGACACTTCAAGGGGCGACCGAGAGCCGAAACGACGGCCTGTCGCTCGGATTGGATTGA
- a CDS encoding DUF423 domain-containing protein: MTGPKWIVILAACFGFIAVAIGALGAHGLPDQLQSQGFEPDIVAKKLDQCEIGVRYQIAHALAILAIGLSPLPARSSLARAACGMFLAGILFFSGGLYAIALADTIGHWSIVPMGGMMFLIGWFLLFLSACRVSIDTSTP, from the coding sequence ATGACAGGTCCAAAGTGGATTGTTATCCTCGCCGCTTGCTTCGGTTTCATCGCAGTGGCGATCGGCGCTCTCGGCGCGCACGGCCTTCCGGATCAACTCCAATCGCAAGGCTTTGAACCGGATATCGTGGCGAAGAAACTAGATCAATGCGAGATCGGCGTCCGTTACCAGATCGCTCATGCCTTGGCCATACTTGCGATCGGGCTCTCTCCATTGCCCGCTCGATCCTCCTTGGCCCGCGCTGCATGCGGGATGTTCTTGGCAGGCATCCTCTTTTTTAGCGGAGGTCTGTATGCCATCGCTCTCGCCGATACCATCGGACACTGGAGCATCGTTCCCATGGGCGGAATGATGTTCCTGATCGGATGGTTTTTGCTCTTTCTGTCGGCGTGCCGAGTGTCCATCGATACCAGCACGCCATAA
- a CDS encoding response regulator transcription factor: MPFRILCADSSAIAQRGIDSLCRQHSHCRIDRFVSSRTELRQALAEEHFDVLVADSRLENVDFMADAFDIRCQMKDLRMLLFAEYRSSTLVARAVAYECYDVVFRDSPGSEFIESLQSLEQGRPPERSVLVQFRSSMTRTEWPAIPKFPFLTKRETQIVALLGLGLSNREVSLTLGIGIETTKEHMRNILRKTKQPDRTAVAVWGLKQPSLAACLPILEPAPNWVSSSA, translated from the coding sequence ATGCCCTTTCGAATTCTTTGTGCGGACAGTAGCGCTATCGCGCAGCGTGGTATCGATTCGCTATGCCGGCAACACTCTCACTGCCGCATCGACCGGTTTGTCTCCTCGCGAACAGAACTCCGACAAGCATTGGCAGAGGAACATTTCGACGTTCTTGTCGCCGACTCTCGCTTGGAAAATGTCGATTTCATGGCGGACGCGTTCGACATTCGGTGCCAGATGAAGGATTTGCGAATGCTCCTTTTCGCCGAATACCGTTCGTCGACCCTCGTGGCGCGCGCTGTCGCCTACGAGTGCTACGATGTCGTCTTCCGCGATAGTCCGGGATCCGAATTCATTGAGTCGCTGCAATCTCTCGAACAGGGACGCCCACCTGAGCGATCGGTTTTGGTGCAGTTTCGTTCCTCCATGACCCGCACCGAGTGGCCAGCGATTCCCAAGTTCCCTTTCTTGACAAAGCGAGAAACACAGATCGTTGCGTTGCTCGGATTGGGACTTAGCAATCGCGAGGTCAGCTTGACCCTCGGAATTGGTATCGAAACAACTAAAGAGCACATGCGCAACATACTTCGCAAAACCAAACAACCCGATCGGACTGCGGTTGCGGTGTGGGGATTGAAGCAACCCTCGCTTGCAGCATGCCTGCCCATCCTGGAACCTGCTCCCAACTGGGTCAGTTCCTCTGCTTGA
- a CDS encoding M20/M25/M40 family metallo-hydrolase, with the protein MTPKRQLHQTVYCWAISLFVTQIALCQEPAATETTPPAASEVDESKFLTKTRQLTLDGLRSGEGYFSQDGRWMVFQSEREKENPFYQIYLMDRETGDVERVSPGFGKTTCAWIHPDGERVLFASTQFDPNSLQKQKDELEFRASGQTRRYSWDYDPAFELVEWNRKTGAYKQLTDATGYDAEASYSPDGSLIAFSSNRRAFEGALTDREKAIFANDPSAALDLYVMKSDGSDVRRITDVFGYDGGPFFSPDGKRICWRRFSEDGATAEIYSANVDGTDIQRLTTLGAMSWAPFYHPSGEYLIFTTNLQGFANFELYIVDAAGKQAPQRITSTDGFDGLPVFTPDGKQIAWTSNRSSDKRSQIYIADWNHDAARKAMGLDKSNVLPGNELAEPTPIQLDSVRTAAREAAGATEIDYRAQDVARHVDFLCRPELGGRLTGTQGERLATAYVASYLDSLGLAPGGAKGDFFQEFPFTAGVELAQSNALQSGSTNWKLNEDWRPLVFSKSTQIEPTEVIFAGYGIVAPRDGEQAEYDSYVHLDVENKWVMVLRQMPSDITPERRQHLARYSSLRFKAMAARDRGAKGIIVVSGPNSGVRQQLVPLQVDGSLSGTSIAAISVTDAVAEKWFEKSEDKLLDLQKELDRGEMMMGFALPEVLVSCTIEIQQVKRTGRNALGLLMAGDAPAKSIVIVGAHIDHLGVGSSGSSLALDNEKGGMHRGADDNASGVAAMLEIAQSMVTQKKSGKLKLEHDVLFAAWSGEEMGLLGSAYFSDHFFELYPHMTESGAGKLYPAVIACFNLDMVGRLRDNLVLQGIGSSDLWPKEIEKRNAVVGLPLTLQNDSYLPTDASTFFLDGVPILSAFTGSHSEYHTPRDTPELLNYEGAASTAKLMGLIARSVATQVDAPKYQEQAAPENQGARAVMTAYLGTIPDYAQGDIKGVMLSGVAKDGPASKAGVQGKDIIVELAGRKVENIYDYTYAIEAIKAGQETEILVKRGEQTLRLKVTPQSRQ; encoded by the coding sequence ATGACACCAAAACGACAGCTCCACCAGACCGTCTACTGCTGGGCAATCAGCTTGTTCGTCACCCAGATCGCTCTCTGCCAAGAGCCCGCGGCGACGGAGACAACTCCACCAGCGGCCTCCGAAGTCGATGAATCGAAGTTCCTCACCAAGACACGGCAATTGACCCTCGACGGTCTCCGTTCTGGAGAGGGATACTTCAGTCAAGATGGCCGTTGGATGGTCTTTCAGAGCGAGCGAGAAAAAGAAAATCCGTTCTACCAAATCTATTTGATGGATCGCGAAACAGGGGATGTGGAAAGGGTCTCGCCTGGATTCGGAAAGACGACCTGTGCGTGGATTCATCCCGATGGCGAACGCGTTTTGTTCGCATCCACTCAGTTCGACCCCAATTCGCTGCAGAAGCAAAAGGATGAGTTGGAGTTTCGAGCTTCGGGACAAACGAGGCGTTACAGTTGGGACTACGATCCCGCGTTCGAGTTGGTGGAGTGGAACAGGAAGACCGGTGCCTACAAGCAACTGACCGATGCGACGGGGTACGACGCGGAGGCCTCCTACTCCCCGGATGGTTCGTTGATTGCGTTCAGTTCCAACCGCCGCGCCTTCGAAGGTGCATTGACCGATCGAGAAAAAGCGATCTTCGCCAATGATCCCTCCGCTGCATTGGATCTTTATGTCATGAAGAGCGATGGGTCCGATGTCCGTCGGATCACCGACGTGTTTGGCTACGACGGAGGTCCCTTCTTCTCCCCCGACGGCAAGCGGATTTGTTGGCGTCGATTCTCCGAAGACGGAGCGACCGCCGAGATCTACTCGGCGAACGTCGACGGGACCGACATCCAACGGCTTACCACACTGGGGGCGATGAGCTGGGCTCCCTTCTACCATCCTTCCGGCGAATACTTGATCTTCACGACAAACCTTCAAGGCTTCGCCAACTTTGAACTCTATATCGTCGATGCAGCGGGTAAGCAGGCTCCGCAACGAATCACTTCCACCGATGGATTTGACGGTCTGCCTGTATTCACCCCGGACGGCAAGCAGATCGCATGGACATCCAATCGCTCCAGCGATAAGAGGTCTCAAATCTACATTGCGGATTGGAATCACGATGCCGCTCGCAAAGCCATGGGGCTGGATAAATCGAACGTCCTACCTGGAAACGAACTGGCTGAGCCAACCCCGATCCAACTGGATTCGGTTCGGACTGCTGCACGAGAAGCGGCGGGAGCAACGGAAATCGATTATCGCGCACAAGACGTCGCCAGGCATGTGGATTTTCTTTGTCGGCCCGAACTCGGAGGTCGTTTGACGGGTACGCAAGGCGAGAGGCTCGCGACGGCGTACGTGGCTAGCTATCTCGATTCTCTCGGTCTCGCACCCGGTGGGGCCAAGGGGGATTTCTTTCAAGAGTTTCCGTTTACGGCCGGGGTTGAATTGGCGCAATCCAATGCGCTCCAATCCGGCTCGACCAACTGGAAATTGAACGAAGACTGGCGGCCCTTGGTCTTTTCGAAGAGCACACAGATCGAGCCTACGGAAGTAATCTTCGCCGGATATGGGATCGTAGCACCTCGCGATGGGGAACAAGCCGAGTACGACTCCTATGTCCATCTCGACGTCGAGAACAAATGGGTCATGGTCCTTCGTCAAATGCCGAGCGATATCACACCAGAACGCCGCCAGCATCTCGCTCGCTATAGCTCTCTTCGATTCAAAGCGATGGCGGCGCGCGATCGAGGAGCCAAGGGAATTATTGTCGTGAGCGGACCCAATAGTGGCGTTCGCCAACAGCTCGTACCCCTTCAAGTCGATGGCAGTTTGTCCGGTACGAGCATCGCCGCCATCAGCGTAACCGATGCCGTTGCGGAAAAATGGTTCGAAAAGAGCGAGGACAAGTTGCTTGATCTGCAAAAGGAATTGGATCGAGGAGAGATGATGATGGGATTCGCTCTTCCCGAAGTTCTCGTGAGTTGTACGATCGAGATCCAACAGGTCAAACGCACGGGCCGAAATGCCTTGGGACTTCTTATGGCAGGGGATGCCCCGGCGAAAAGCATCGTGATAGTCGGCGCACACATCGACCACCTTGGCGTCGGCTCGAGTGGCTCCAGCTTGGCCCTCGATAACGAGAAAGGTGGCATGCATCGCGGAGCCGATGACAATGCTTCGGGTGTAGCGGCCATGCTCGAAATCGCGCAGTCGATGGTCACCCAAAAGAAGTCAGGCAAACTCAAACTTGAGCACGATGTCCTCTTCGCAGCATGGTCGGGGGAAGAGATGGGGCTGCTCGGTTCAGCCTACTTCTCCGATCACTTCTTTGAACTCTATCCACACATGACCGAGTCGGGGGCTGGCAAGCTCTATCCAGCGGTGATTGCATGCTTCAATCTCGATATGGTGGGTCGGCTTCGCGATAACTTGGTCCTGCAAGGAATCGGATCGTCCGATTTGTGGCCGAAAGAAATTGAAAAACGCAATGCGGTCGTCGGCCTCCCACTGACGCTGCAAAACGACAGCTACCTCCCAACGGACGCGAGCACCTTCTTCCTCGATGGTGTGCCCATCCTTTCTGCGTTCACCGGGTCGCACAGCGAGTACCATACGCCACGCGATACGCCGGAGCTTCTTAATTACGAAGGAGCTGCGTCGACCGCCAAGTTGATGGGTCTCATCGCACGCTCGGTAGCTACACAAGTCGATGCACCGAAGTACCAGGAGCAGGCCGCGCCGGAAAACCAAGGCGCCCGCGCGGTGATGACGGCGTATTTGGGAACCATTCCCGACTACGCGCAAGGGGACATCAAGGGGGTCATGCTTTCAGGGGTCGCCAAGGACGGTCCTGCTTCCAAAGCGGGCGTTCAAGGAAAGGATATCATCGTCGAACTGGCTGGACGCAAGGTCGAGAATATCTACGACTACACCTATGCCATCGAAGCGATCAAGGCGGGGCAAGAAACCGAGATCCTCGTGAAGCGAGGGGAGCAAACGCTCCGTTTGAAGGTAACACCGCAATCTCGTCAGTAA